The Fluviicola sp. genome contains a region encoding:
- a CDS encoding zinc-binding dehydrogenase encodes MRQTEAFYLVKKGSAESAFELRSHSLPELKDDQVLIEVEAFGLNYADVMARLGLYREAPPMPCVIGYEVVGIISETGVNGNKELIGKRVVGFCRFGGYAKHVITENYAVSVIDDMQAGIALSLATQFVTAHYMVNRSANVQAGERVLVHAAAGGVGTALIQLCKLKGAHVIAKVSSAEKAKLVKELGADEVVNYKESAYEDQVSTYLGSERLDVSFNPVAGATFKKDQALLGTGGRMVLFGGSELSNGKWGLLSTLNFVRKMGFVVPIGLMMRSKSIIGINMLKIADFKPKVLAQCLNEVVQLVKQGQIHPVVGGVYKAGELKTAHRLLEEGKTVGKLIIEWDDKPNE; translated from the coding sequence ATGAGACAAACGGAAGCATTTTACCTGGTAAAAAAGGGAAGCGCTGAAAGTGCTTTCGAATTGAGAAGCCATAGCCTGCCTGAATTAAAAGACGATCAGGTTCTTATCGAAGTAGAAGCATTCGGATTGAATTATGCCGATGTTATGGCTCGTTTGGGACTTTACCGGGAAGCTCCGCCGATGCCTTGTGTAATCGGGTACGAAGTAGTTGGGATTATCTCTGAAACGGGAGTGAACGGTAACAAAGAACTGATCGGTAAGCGGGTCGTTGGATTTTGCCGGTTCGGCGGATATGCAAAGCATGTTATTACGGAGAATTATGCAGTTTCTGTCATTGATGACATGCAAGCCGGAATTGCTTTGTCGCTGGCAACACAATTCGTAACGGCGCATTACATGGTTAACAGATCTGCCAATGTACAAGCCGGCGAACGGGTTTTGGTGCATGCAGCGGCAGGAGGCGTTGGGACGGCTCTGATTCAATTGTGTAAATTGAAAGGAGCGCACGTGATTGCGAAAGTCAGTTCTGCCGAAAAAGCAAAACTGGTAAAGGAACTGGGTGCCGATGAGGTGGTCAATTATAAAGAAAGTGCTTACGAAGATCAGGTGTCAACGTATTTAGGATCAGAACGATTGGATGTGAGTTTCAACCCGGTAGCCGGTGCTACATTCAAAAAAGACCAGGCACTTTTGGGAACCGGTGGAAGGATGGTGTTATTTGGTGGTTCTGAATTATCAAACGGTAAGTGGGGACTGCTTTCAACGCTTAATTTTGTTAGAAAGATGGGTTTTGTTGTACCAATCGGGTTAATGATGCGTTCTAAATCCATTATTGGAATAAACATGCTTAAGATAGCTGACTTCAAACCAAAAGTGCTCGCTCAATGTCTGAACGAAGTAGTACAATTGGTTAAACAAGGGCAAATTCATCCGGTTGTAGGTGGTGTTTACAAAGCAGGAGAATTAAAAACGGCCCATCGTTTGCTGGAAGAAGGCAAAACTGTTGGAAAATTAATAATTGAGTGGGATGATAAACCGAATGAATAG
- a CDS encoding SCO family protein, which produces MRVFIVALIFVAGVIVAYFFTRPGEKPLKIYNPIDVESEMVDKDLARKGYGHRIQEFSFLDQTGQSYGSKDLKGKIYVAEYFFTTCGTICPIMNSEMRRVQAAFKGNDNFKILSFTVDPETDSVAQMKTYAEGHGADPNQWHFLTGEKKDLYKLARRSFFVLKPAEAQNQGDVGSDFIHTNYFVLVDTQKRIRGYYDGTDSKEVDKLIKDIQKLLNEK; this is translated from the coding sequence ATGCGCGTTTTTATTGTTGCCCTTATCTTCGTTGCCGGAGTCATCGTAGCTTATTTTTTTACCCGGCCGGGTGAGAAACCATTGAAAATCTACAATCCGATTGATGTAGAATCCGAGATGGTGGACAAAGACCTGGCAAGAAAAGGATATGGACACCGCATCCAGGAATTTTCTTTTCTCGATCAAACAGGTCAATCCTATGGATCCAAAGACCTGAAAGGAAAAATCTACGTGGCCGAATACTTTTTTACGACTTGCGGAACCATTTGCCCCATCATGAATTCTGAAATGCGAAGAGTACAGGCCGCCTTTAAGGGGAACGACAACTTCAAAATTCTGAGTTTTACGGTGGACCCTGAAACCGACTCCGTTGCACAAATGAAAACGTATGCAGAAGGACATGGGGCCGATCCCAACCAGTGGCATTTTTTAACCGGAGAGAAAAAAGACCTGTATAAGCTTGCCCGGAGAAGTTTTTTTGTTCTGAAACCCGCTGAAGCTCAAAACCAGGGAGATGTCGGTTCGGATTTTATACATACCAACTACTTTGTGCTGGTAGACACGCAAAAACGCATTCGCGGATATTACGACGGAACAGATTCCAAAGAAGTGGATAAACTGATTAAGGATATTCAAAAATTGCTGAATGAAAAATAA
- a CDS encoding universal stress protein, translating into MASTFHYLVPIDFTPVTENALVFALDAAKYNKGDIVLLHIIAHTKERIAAEKNLRDLAAKYQNEDVKISTRVVIGKVLRDIGIIADSIGVQLIIMGTHSTSIWQKIFGSPALSVISNSNVPIILTQQDTSFHKIKSIVMTVDLARESVQVVRYASRVAQVFNSKVYLVGQRYSDEGLMQKIEVNLRVANGYLADQGLDTTVHLLDSTNFEKNLIEYSREVSADLLAATHYQDMFSLFSTNLIQSLAQNELAIPVMTFDGEDTSSGAQFGFITQ; encoded by the coding sequence ATGGCTTCAACGTTCCACTATCTGGTTCCGATCGATTTTACTCCAGTAACCGAAAACGCTTTGGTTTTTGCGCTGGATGCGGCCAAATACAACAAAGGCGATATTGTTTTATTGCACATCATTGCTCATACGAAAGAACGTATTGCAGCTGAAAAGAACTTACGCGACCTGGCAGCTAAATACCAGAATGAGGACGTAAAAATCTCCACGCGTGTTGTTATCGGAAAAGTTTTGAGAGACATCGGGATCATTGCAGATTCTATCGGTGTGCAGCTGATTATTATGGGAACACATAGTACTTCCATCTGGCAAAAGATTTTCGGAAGCCCTGCTTTGTCTGTTATTTCCAACAGCAATGTTCCCATCATCCTGACGCAGCAAGATACTTCTTTCCACAAGATCAAGTCGATTGTGATGACAGTTGATTTAGCACGTGAAAGTGTGCAGGTTGTGCGTTATGCTTCCCGCGTTGCACAAGTGTTCAATTCTAAAGTTTACCTGGTGGGCCAGCGTTATTCCGATGAAGGATTGATGCAGAAAATCGAGGTGAATTTGCGTGTGGCTAACGGTTACCTGGCAGATCAGGGCCTCGACACAACCGTTCATTTATTGGATTCAACGAATTTTGAAAAGAACCTCATCGAATACAGCCGTGAAGTAAGTGCCGACTTGCTTGCAGCAACGCATTACCAGGACATGTTCTCTCTTTTCTCCACGAACCTGATCCAGAGTTTAGCTCAAAATGAGCTGGCAATTCCTGTGATGACTTTTGACGGAGAAGATACGTCATCAGGAGCGCAATTCGGGTTTATTACACAATAA
- a CDS encoding PKD domain-containing protein: MRKILLSLSLFTLTLQASAQTQMGNGGFETWETSTNENAEPVNWNSFKSGTGGVAFLFGGSTMGKITDHRPGSTGIYSVRIWAKEPISGTIAQGNMTCGIINMGSSTPSSTSNYNYTDNSSTAKSEAFTDTPDSVVVWLRYKPTNTAQNDSARVSFVIHKNVNNFKDPNDVNGTNVVAKAIKNIPYTGGGWKRISIPFDYVTTPNLGAYVIGTFATHKTPGGGSDKDSLIIDDVEMIYVPKASFTNTAATICTGGNVTFTSTSTNYPTSYSWNFGDGTPNGTTANPVHQYNVAGTYTATLTVTNQWGSTTSTPVTVTVNDYDDATFSYSSATYCSDAGNQTPTVVDAGTFSSTSGLVINSTTGVIDLAASTPGTYTVTNTTSGACPDTKTTSITINAASDASFSYPSNTICLSDANPIPTTAMAGTFSSTSGLVFVSTTTGEIDVTTSTAGTYTVTYNVGGICPSMSQTNVTLTLTPDAAFSYSQAAYCTNATDPSPVFGTGANGGVFSSTTGLVINSNSGIVDLSASTAGTYTVTNTIAAVGSCPSDVETATIIVNAAPNVTLANFSDVCVYNPAFALTGGAPAGGNYSGTGVSGGNFNPATAGIGTETITYSFTDANGCSNTATNTIMVDECLGLNETELEAITVYPNPTEGKLILSNITGNTTYTVVSVSGQVVSNGVVSSAANSIDISAFENGVYVLQLSQEQGVQSIRIIKK, encoded by the coding sequence ATGAGAAAAATTTTACTCAGTTTATCTTTATTCACACTTACACTGCAAGCTTCTGCCCAAACACAGATGGGAAATGGTGGTTTTGAAACCTGGGAAACATCTACCAACGAAAATGCTGAACCTGTTAACTGGAACAGTTTCAAATCCGGAACAGGAGGAGTTGCTTTTTTGTTTGGTGGCTCTACAATGGGAAAAATAACTGATCACAGACCTGGATCCACAGGAATATATTCTGTCAGAATTTGGGCGAAGGAACCAATTTCAGGAACTATTGCTCAAGGAAACATGACATGTGGTATTATCAATATGGGAAGTTCAACACCGTCGAGCACATCCAATTACAATTATACAGATAATAGTTCTACTGCTAAATCAGAAGCTTTTACAGACACTCCTGATTCAGTGGTTGTGTGGCTGAGATACAAACCTACAAATACAGCACAAAATGATTCGGCACGGGTTAGTTTTGTGATCCATAAAAATGTCAACAATTTCAAAGATCCGAATGACGTAAACGGGACAAACGTTGTTGCTAAAGCCATCAAAAACATCCCTTATACCGGCGGTGGTTGGAAAAGAATTTCTATTCCTTTTGACTATGTAACTACTCCCAACCTCGGAGCATATGTTATAGGTACTTTTGCAACACACAAAACTCCCGGTGGTGGTTCGGATAAGGATTCGTTAATCATCGATGACGTAGAAATGATTTACGTTCCTAAAGCATCTTTCACCAATACTGCTGCAACTATTTGTACCGGAGGAAACGTAACTTTTACAAGTACGTCTACTAACTATCCGACTTCTTATTCCTGGAACTTCGGAGACGGAACTCCTAATGGAACAACAGCTAACCCTGTTCACCAATACAATGTTGCAGGAACTTATACCGCAACATTAACTGTAACGAACCAATGGGGATCAACAACTTCAACACCTGTGACTGTAACTGTAAACGATTATGATGATGCAACATTCAGTTACAGCAGTGCAACTTATTGTTCAGATGCAGGAAACCAAACGCCAACAGTTGTTGATGCAGGGACATTCTCTTCTACCTCAGGATTGGTTATCAACTCAACAACCGGAGTAATTGACCTTGCTGCAAGTACTCCGGGAACTTATACCGTTACCAATACAACTTCAGGTGCTTGCCCGGATACGAAAACAACCAGCATTACAATCAATGCTGCTTCTGATGCATCATTTAGTTATCCTTCCAATACGATTTGTCTTTCCGATGCCAACCCAATTCCTACTACAGCAATGGCAGGAACATTCTCTTCCACTTCAGGGTTGGTATTTGTAAGCACCACAACCGGAGAAATTGATGTTACAACAAGTACGGCCGGAACTTACACTGTTACTTATAATGTAGGCGGGATATGTCCCAGCATGAGCCAAACAAATGTAACTTTAACATTAACTCCGGATGCTGCATTCTCCTATTCTCAGGCGGCTTATTGTACGAATGCAACAGACCCTTCTCCTGTATTCGGAACAGGAGCAAACGGAGGAGTATTCTCTTCTACAACCGGTTTGGTAATAAACTCCAACTCAGGAATAGTGGATTTATCTGCATCTACAGCCGGTACTTATACCGTTACAAATACAATCGCAGCAGTTGGTTCCTGCCCTTCAGATGTAGAAACAGCTACCATTATTGTAAATGCAGCTCCTAACGTGACTTTGGCAAACTTCTCAGATGTATGTGTTTACAATCCTGCATTTGCTTTAACCGGTGGTGCACCTGCTGGAGGAAACTATAGCGGAACCGGTGTTAGCGGTGGAAACTTTAACCCGGCAACAGCTGGTATCGGAACTGAAACAATCACTTATTCTTTCACGGATGCAAACGGATGTTCAAATACAGCTACAAATACGATCATGGTTGATGAGTGTTTAGGATTGAACGAAACTGAACTGGAAGCTATCACTGTTTATCCGAATCCAACGGAAGGTAAATTGATCTTGTCAAACATTACAGGTAATACAACTTACACCGTTGTTTCTGTTTCAGGACAAGTGGTTTCAAACGGAGTTGTTTCAAGCGCAGCTAACAGCATTGATATTTCTGCGTTCGAAAATGGAGTCTATGTTCTTCAATTATCTCAGGAACAAGGGGTTCAATCAATTCGCATTATCAAGAAATAA
- a CDS encoding TonB-dependent receptor — MKYLLSILLLSISSFIFAQTGRITGKVRDLQGEAVVGATVFVKTNQLYGANSDENGQFVLELPVGVYNLICRMEGMNTDTIQINVTENGLIELDIPMEEISTVLDVVEVKVGKFDKPLEDQTVSMEVLKPRLIESKNTRSIETALDQTPGLNILDGEPQIRGGSGFTFGVGSKVAVMVDDMPMLSGDAGRPEWGFIPVENISQVEVIKGAASVLSGSAALSGSVNIRTAYPTAKPLTKVILYSGLYSTPNEEGSKWYDDTPLIAGATFLHSRKYKQWDLVFGGNFNYDHGYMGPAIITDSIVWKDTITNFSNKQMVSKRARINFNLSRRSIKTKGLVYGINGNFMLSQSNMVFAWLDDSSGLYRAYPGAAFLQNQLIFNIDPYILYSTKRGAKHSLRTRLFRTVNELTANQDNQSTVLYGDYQYRTSIKQIIPVDFVGGVTVQHTHSYSNIYRASGSPYNQLLNISAYAQAEKKFWERLTISLGGRLEYFQLNDSLTALKPIFRAGTNFKVHKATFLRASYGQGYRFPTITERYIKTGVGNFGVFPNPELKAETSWNAEFGIKQGFKIGPVMSFFDVAGFWQEYQNTIEYMFGIWHPITSAETMSSSAGFKFLNTGKSRVKGIDASLAGTVVIGKKSDLTFLCGYTYIVPTTLTPNYLYAIDSLNRKFTYNSTSLDSTSKILKYRFLHNVKIDMEYTFAKKFSIGMSAKYFSKIVNMDAIIKDFEKLTKDIEFLQDIYYMDYFEKHRHGNWIFDARISYLLKDKHRFAIIGSNILNRTYSLRPLKIEPPRTVMLQYTLKLGGD, encoded by the coding sequence ATGAAGTACCTGCTTTCCATTCTATTACTTTCCATATCCTCTTTTATTTTTGCTCAAACCGGCAGGATTACAGGTAAAGTTCGCGACCTTCAGGGAGAAGCTGTAGTAGGTGCAACTGTTTTTGTAAAAACCAACCAGCTTTATGGAGCCAATTCGGATGAGAACGGTCAGTTCGTTCTGGAACTTCCTGTAGGGGTTTACAACCTGATTTGCCGGATGGAAGGAATGAATACGGATACCATTCAAATCAATGTGACAGAAAACGGATTGATTGAATTGGACATCCCGATGGAAGAAATTTCAACCGTATTGGATGTAGTAGAAGTCAAAGTAGGAAAATTTGACAAGCCTCTGGAAGATCAGACGGTTTCCATGGAAGTACTGAAACCACGATTAATAGAAAGCAAGAATACCCGAAGCATTGAGACGGCATTGGACCAAACTCCCGGATTGAATATCCTGGACGGAGAACCGCAAATCCGGGGAGGAAGCGGATTTACTTTCGGTGTTGGTTCCAAAGTAGCTGTGATGGTCGACGATATGCCGATGCTATCGGGAGATGCCGGGAGACCTGAATGGGGATTCATACCGGTTGAAAATATCAGTCAGGTAGAAGTAATCAAAGGTGCGGCTTCCGTACTTTCCGGAAGTGCTGCTTTATCCGGATCAGTAAACATTAGAACTGCTTATCCGACAGCCAAACCTCTTACTAAAGTTATCTTATATTCCGGGTTGTACAGTACCCCAAATGAAGAAGGTTCAAAATGGTATGACGATACACCATTAATCGCAGGAGCAACTTTTTTACACTCCCGTAAATACAAACAATGGGATTTGGTCTTTGGAGGGAATTTCAATTATGACCATGGTTATATGGGACCTGCAATAATTACAGACAGCATTGTTTGGAAAGATACGATTACAAATTTTTCCAATAAGCAGATGGTAAGTAAGCGTGCGCGAATTAATTTTAACTTATCCAGAAGATCCATTAAAACAAAGGGATTAGTGTATGGGATAAACGGAAATTTCATGCTTTCCCAATCCAATATGGTTTTTGCCTGGCTGGATGATTCCTCCGGACTTTACCGTGCATACCCCGGAGCGGCGTTTCTTCAAAATCAGTTGATCTTTAATATTGATCCTTACATTCTTTATTCCACAAAACGCGGAGCCAAACATAGTTTACGCACGCGATTGTTCCGCACGGTTAATGAACTGACAGCTAATCAGGACAATCAATCCACCGTTCTATACGGTGATTATCAATACCGCACCTCTATTAAACAAATAATTCCAGTTGATTTTGTGGGCGGCGTCACAGTTCAGCATACACATTCCTATTCAAATATCTATCGTGCCTCCGGTTCCCCTTACAATCAACTATTGAATATCTCTGCTTATGCCCAGGCTGAAAAAAAATTCTGGGAAAGGTTAACCATTTCATTAGGCGGCCGATTAGAATATTTCCAATTAAACGACAGCCTGACTGCCCTTAAACCTATTTTCAGAGCCGGAACCAATTTCAAAGTTCACAAAGCAACTTTCTTAAGGGCATCTTATGGACAAGGGTATCGTTTTCCAACCATTACAGAACGCTACATTAAAACCGGAGTTGGTAACTTCGGAGTATTTCCTAACCCGGAGCTAAAAGCAGAAACCAGCTGGAATGCAGAATTTGGTATCAAACAAGGGTTTAAAATCGGGCCGGTAATGAGTTTCTTTGACGTTGCGGGATTTTGGCAGGAATATCAAAACACAATTGAGTATATGTTCGGTATCTGGCATCCGATTACTTCTGCTGAAACGATGTCTTCTTCTGCCGGATTTAAATTCTTAAATACAGGTAAATCCAGAGTAAAAGGGATTGACGCTTCTTTAGCAGGTACAGTAGTCATCGGTAAAAAAAGTGATCTGACATTCCTATGCGGATACACTTACATTGTACCGACTACTTTAACTCCCAATTATTTATACGCAATAGACTCCCTGAATAGAAAATTCACATACAACTCCACCTCTTTGGATTCTACATCAAAGATCCTGAAGTACCGCTTCCTGCACAATGTGAAGATTGATATGGAATACACTTTTGCCAAGAAATTTTCAATCGGAATGAGTGCAAAATACTTTTCTAAGATCGTTAATATGGATGCTATCATTAAAGATTTTGAAAAGCTTACGAAAGACATTGAGTTCCTTCAGGATATTTATTACATGGATTATTTCGAAAAACACCGACATGGCAACTGGATTTTCGATGCGCGTATTTCGTATTTATTAAAAGACAAACACCGCTTTGCGATTATCGGAAGTAACATTTTGAATAGAACCTATTCATTAAGACCATTGAAAATTGAACCGCCAAGAACGGTGATGCTTCAATATACGTTGAAATTAGGGGGAGATTAA
- a CDS encoding endonuclease/exonuclease/phosphatase family protein translates to MRKIILFSVLFTVCSVNGFSQKESKKGALQSFHGRAIVSYNVENLFDTIDDKDVIDEEFLPDGKLKWNSGRYHVKLDHLVEAITMNLPENPIVIGLVEIENKGVLMDLKKTGRLAKTGYEIAHKDSPDARGIDCGLLYDKSAFKLLKMETLKVAIDSIPDFKTRDILYVKGQLEGGKIIHLFVNHWPSRRGGEGESEIRRIQAATVARAKVEQILKADPKANIVLMGDFNDHPDNTSIQKVLKAKSVTDANADLVDLFEDDHKAGKGTHNYKGEWGVLDHFIVSKALYNGTGGIALSPNDGKIVYEEKLLFTGKDGSKKPSTTYGGPNYYGGYSDHLPIQLILK, encoded by the coding sequence ATGAGAAAAATTATTTTGTTTTCGGTCCTGTTTACTGTTTGTTCGGTAAACGGATTTTCGCAAAAAGAATCCAAAAAAGGAGCGCTTCAGTCATTTCACGGCCGTGCGATTGTTTCGTACAACGTGGAAAACCTGTTTGATACCATTGATGACAAGGATGTGATCGATGAAGAATTCCTTCCGGATGGAAAATTGAAATGGAATTCGGGAAGATACCATGTGAAACTGGACCATTTGGTGGAAGCAATCACGATGAACCTTCCGGAAAACCCGATTGTGATCGGTTTGGTGGAAATTGAGAACAAGGGAGTTTTGATGGATTTGAAGAAAACAGGCCGTCTGGCAAAAACCGGTTATGAGATCGCTCATAAAGATTCTCCGGACGCACGTGGAATTGACTGTGGTTTGCTCTACGATAAAAGCGCTTTCAAACTGCTGAAGATGGAAACCCTGAAAGTTGCTATCGATTCCATTCCGGATTTCAAAACACGCGATATTTTATATGTCAAAGGGCAATTGGAAGGTGGAAAGATCATTCACTTATTCGTCAATCACTGGCCATCCCGAAGAGGCGGAGAAGGGGAATCTGAAATCCGCAGGATCCAGGCTGCAACGGTTGCTCGTGCAAAAGTGGAGCAAATCCTGAAAGCTGATCCGAAAGCAAACATTGTTCTGATGGGTGATTTTAACGATCATCCGGATAATACGTCCATCCAGAAAGTGCTGAAAGCTAAATCCGTTACGGATGCAAATGCTGACCTGGTGGATTTGTTTGAAGACGATCATAAAGCCGGAAAAGGAACACACAATTACAAAGGTGAATGGGGTGTTCTGGATCATTTTATCGTTTCAAAAGCGCTTTACAACGGAACAGGTGGAATCGCCCTTTCACCGAATGACGGGAAGATCGTTTATGAGGAAAAATTATTGTTCACTGGAAAAGACGGAAGTAAAAAACCTTCCACGACTTATGGCGGACCAAATTATTACGGAGGTTATTCGGATCATTTACCGATCCAGTTGATTTTAAAGTAA
- a CDS encoding RDD family protein, whose product MKTISFTTSQFVTIDYELASPVYRAVAAFLDVIFLLIYMAIASYVISMNLFDVNMDVVKDRWSLLSIFLLRLPWLLYSPVMEYLTNGRSLGKLIMGIRVVKSNGETAGLREYFTRWIFRVVDIWVGGFGFLALLVSGTTEKRQRIGDIMADTVVIKVKDTQIYNLRDVLSIKSSDNHVPTYPNVVRFSDEDMLLIKNTILRVQRYPNQSNKDFAIELADETARLIGLPETPAKRMEFLKTVLQDYVVLTR is encoded by the coding sequence ATGAAAACAATTTCTTTCACAACATCGCAATTTGTTACGATAGACTATGAGCTTGCAAGCCCGGTCTACAGAGCGGTTGCTGCCTTTTTGGACGTGATCTTCCTGCTGATCTACATGGCAATTGCCAGTTATGTGATCTCCATGAACCTGTTCGATGTCAATATGGACGTAGTGAAAGACCGGTGGTCGCTCTTGAGTATTTTTCTCCTGCGATTGCCCTGGTTATTATATTCTCCGGTGATGGAATACCTCACCAATGGGCGTTCTTTAGGGAAACTCATCATGGGAATTCGCGTGGTAAAGAGCAACGGGGAAACTGCCGGATTGAGAGAATATTTTACCCGCTGGATTTTCAGAGTAGTGGATATCTGGGTCGGAGGTTTCGGCTTCCTGGCTTTACTGGTTTCCGGTACAACGGAAAAAAGACAGCGCATCGGGGATATCATGGCGGATACGGTGGTTATTAAAGTGAAAGACACACAAATTTATAATCTGAGAGATGTGCTTTCGATCAAAAGCTCCGATAACCACGTTCCTACTTATCCGAATGTGGTCCGCTTTTCAGACGAAGACATGCTTTTGATTAAAAACACCATTTTGCGTGTACAGCGCTATCCGAATCAGTCCAATAAAGATTTTGCGATTGAATTGGCGGATGAAACAGCGCGTTTGATCGGTTTACCGGAAACTCCGGCTAAGCGAATGGAATTCCTGAAAACCGTATTACAGGATTACGTGGTACTAACACGCTAA
- the rsmI gene encoding 16S rRNA (cytidine(1402)-2'-O)-methyltransferase, with the protein MGVLFVVPTPVGNLEDITLRAIRLLKEAEIIYSEDTRVTKKLLSHLEITGKQIIPFHAHNEHKQLERSVQTVRENQCTVLVSDAGTPAISDPGFLLVRACVEAGLEVTCLPGPTAFVPALVASGFPCDRFVYEGFLPHKKGRQTKWLSYKEEERTIVLYESPHRIIKALEECVNFLGPDREVCVAREISKLFEQFVRGRAEDVLKHFQQTPPKGEIVLLVKGI; encoded by the coding sequence ATGGGTGTGTTATTTGTTGTTCCGACTCCTGTTGGAAATCTGGAAGATATTACGTTGAGAGCGATCCGCCTGCTGAAAGAAGCAGAAATCATTTATTCGGAAGATACGCGTGTAACGAAGAAATTACTGTCTCACCTGGAAATTACCGGGAAGCAGATCATACCTTTTCACGCACACAATGAGCACAAGCAACTGGAACGTTCCGTTCAAACAGTTCGGGAAAACCAATGCACGGTTTTGGTTTCGGATGCCGGAACACCGGCTATTTCGGATCCCGGATTTTTGCTGGTGAGAGCTTGTGTGGAAGCGGGCCTCGAAGTAACTTGTTTGCCCGGACCTACAGCTTTTGTTCCTGCACTGGTTGCCAGTGGTTTTCCATGCGACCGTTTTGTGTACGAAGGATTCCTTCCGCATAAAAAGGGAAGACAAACCAAATGGCTTTCCTATAAGGAAGAAGAACGAACCATCGTTTTATACGAATCACCGCACCGGATTATCAAAGCACTGGAAGAATGTGTCAATTTCCTGGGGCCTGACAGGGAAGTGTGTGTAGCTCGTGAGATCAGCAAATTATTCGAACAGTTCGTTCGGGGAAGGGCAGAAGACGTGCTGAAACACTTTCAGCAAACTCCGCCGAAAGGAGAAATCGTATTGCTTGTAAAAGGAATTTAA
- a CDS encoding M42 family metallopeptidase, with protein MNKKLLAEICKTPGAPGYEDRVRKLVLREIESLCDKVEVDNMGNVYGIRKGKSEQSVMIGAHMDEIGFMVTYIDDKGFIRFTTLGGFDPKTLTAQRVIIHGKEDVIGVMASKPIHVMTQDERNKVAKLSDYFVDTGLPAEKVKELISIGDVITREREFIEMGECFNSKSLDNRLAVFIAIEVLKLLKGKELPHDVYMVFTVQEEVGIRGANVASLNIKPTFGFGLDTTIAFDLPGAAAHEQITKLGEGTAIKIMDASTICDSRMVRYMKEVADRNKIKWQPEILTAGGTDTAGIQRMSPGGSIAGAVSIPTRHLHQVIEMAHKDDIQASIDLLASCLLELDQFRLEY; from the coding sequence ATGAATAAAAAGCTCTTAGCCGAAATATGTAAAACTCCCGGTGCACCCGGATATGAAGACCGCGTCAGAAAACTGGTATTGCGTGAAATAGAGTCTCTTTGCGACAAAGTAGAAGTCGACAATATGGGCAACGTTTACGGAATCCGTAAAGGGAAATCCGAACAATCCGTTATGATCGGTGCGCACATGGACGAAATCGGGTTCATGGTTACTTACATTGATGACAAAGGATTTATCCGTTTTACGACTCTGGGCGGCTTTGACCCGAAAACACTGACGGCTCAGCGTGTAATCATTCATGGAAAAGAGGATGTAATCGGGGTGATGGCTTCAAAACCGATTCACGTGATGACACAGGACGAACGCAACAAGGTGGCGAAACTTTCCGATTACTTTGTGGATACCGGTTTGCCTGCTGAGAAAGTGAAAGAATTGATCTCGATCGGTGATGTGATCACACGTGAAAGGGAATTCATCGAAATGGGAGAGTGTTTCAACAGCAAGTCCCTGGATAACCGCCTGGCAGTTTTTATTGCTATTGAAGTACTTAAATTATTGAAGGGCAAAGAACTTCCGCATGATGTATACATGGTTTTCACCGTTCAGGAAGAAGTGGGAATCCGCGGTGCCAACGTGGCAAGTTTGAATATCAAACCGACGTTCGGTTTTGGTTTGGATACCACCATTGCATTCGATTTACCGGGAGCGGCGGCTCACGAGCAAATTACCAAACTGGGCGAAGGGACGGCTATCAAAATCATGGATGCCTCAACCATTTGTGATTCGCGGATGGTTCGTTACATGAAAGAAGTGGCCGATAGAAATAAGATAAAATGGCAGCCGGAAATCCTGACAGCAGGAGGAACGGACACAGCAGGAATTCAGCGTATGTCGCCGGGCGGATCCATCGCAGGAGCGGTTTCCATCCCGACCAGGCATTTGCACCAGGTGATTGAAATGGCGCACAAAGACGATATCCAGGCAAGTATCGATTTACTGGCTTCATGTTTGTTAGAGCTCGATCAGTTTAGGCTGGAATATTAA